The following DNA comes from Vigna radiata var. radiata cultivar VC1973A chromosome 4, Vradiata_ver6, whole genome shotgun sequence.
TTATCTAAGTTTGTGATAATTTACTGTGCATACAAACAGAACAGAAGAGTGCCTAACACAAGTTTGTTTAAGATGGATGATTTGAACGAAATTGTGTGTGAGTTTACACGCAACAAAGGAGTGTTCTTCACTATTGCGATGAGAAAATAGGTAAAAACGGAAGTTATTCACAtagaagagaaggagaaaataGATTTTGCAATTATAAGAATTTATTCTCCTTTTTCTATGTCTTTAAGAGAATCGATTTTCCTTTTccttatataaaataagaatagatTTAAGGATTAAATCTCCTTAAATACATTCACTCATTCTTCCTAAAATCTATCTATCAGAATAACACACCGTATCTCATTTCTCAACATGTTTTCCTTAATACAACCAACTTTATTTTGACTCCTCCTTTCTCTTAAATCCACACAAATTCAATCTCCCAAATCAATAAAAATGTGATTATAAGTGAAGCTGAGTCAGATTATGCTAAGTCACATCATAAATTTATGAACTCTTTTAGGAATTGTCATAATCGGCATGGGTATACAATAGTGGGGGATGTTTGTAAATTTGTGGTGTACGGGACGTTTAGTCTAATCAGAAAAGATCCAGTATTTTGAGTACATCTTgtactcaaataaataaatataaacaaaaatgtaGGTCATAACTTTGTAGTATACGTTTGATCAGTTGACATGTTTCATAAAACGTGTTCCATGCTTAACTTTCAAGCAGCGGTTGGCAAGTGACACAGATCTATAACTTCTACTTTATTAGGTtggttaaaatttatcataGGTTATAAAATTGGAAGAGAGagttataaattaaaaggtAATTTTTTAGGGAAATAAATGAGGGCtctggtgattttttttttcgaacaataactttataataattCAATGTGAGAAACCAAATTTACAAAGGGAGTagcaaaaataaacaaattagtcAACATAGAGAGTTTGTACAATGCGCATGGCCCAATTTAAGTAATGACTTTAttggatatttttaatttattcaactAAATTTGTAAAACCTTGATTcgataaatttgaaaacaaggcttatagatatataattttatataacaagttgttactaaataaataatcagCTTATCGGAGTACATAATGAGAAGAGGTATATGGCTGCTATGGAATTGGGAGGTAAAGAATTATTAGGAGGAAGTTGGGGGAAAGTAGTGGCATAAATGATGAATAACATAGACCCAGGACAGAACATACCATTCATAACAGTAGATTCGGATAGAAATATGTAGTAGGTGTAGCGTCCTATGATGGTGGTCAGCAACCATGATTTCTGAACCATAAACTATCTCAAACCTCAGGTTGTAATATAAACACGTAATTAGACAATAGTGATATCAACAATTTTGTTCAGTTCAGTCAGATAAACCCGCTTTTGATCTCAAGTGCTCCTTAAAGTCCATGATGTCACCTTCCCATCTGGTCACAGCTTGATCAGCGCACACCCATATCTCGTGGGCCACTTGATTTATGAGTCTAAAATCATGACTAACAAGCACCATGCCACCGTCCCATTCATTCAGTGCCTCAGCCAATGAGTCAATTGTTTCAATATCTAAATGGTTAGTTGGCTCATCCAGAAGTAGCAAGTGAGGCTGTCTATAAGCTAACCATGCGAATATCACGCGGCTCCTCTGCCCGTCAGATAAATTCTTCATCGGCATCACCTGCGTTTTACCCGACAGTCCAAATTTACCAATTGCTGCTCTCATCCTCTCCTCCTCATTTCCAGGGTATTCTTTTATCATAAACTGTAGAGCAGACAATTCCAAGTCTAGCTTTTCAGCCAAGTGCTGGTGAAATTGTGCAATTCGAAGGTGATTGTGGCGTCGAACCATGCCATCCACAGGTACCAGATCGCCGGTCATTAGCTTCAGTAACGTACTCTTCCCAGCACCATTGGGTCCAACCAGAGCAATCCTAGAGTCTAAATCAACCCCAAAGTCAAGGTTCTTGTAGATCAGATTATCAGTAGTGTAACCAAATGTCACCTCGACAAATTGGAGGACAGGGGGTGGAAGTTTTCCCACGTCAACAAAGCGGAATACCAAAATTTTGTCTCTTACCACCTTCTCTGTTAGTCCACCCCGCTCCATTTTTGCTAGAGTTTTCTCTTTACTCTGGGCTTGGCGTGCAAGTTTGGCTGATCCATGACCAAATCGAGCTATATATTCCTTCATGGAGGAAATCTGCTCCTGCTCCCATTTGTACTGCTTCATCTGGTTCTCTTCCAGCTCAGCACGTGTCTGAACATATTGGTCATAATTCCCAGTATAGAGCTTCAGCTTCTTGTTTTGCATGTGGATGATATTTGTGCAGACACCATTAAGGAAATCCTGGGAATGTGAAACTACAACCAGAATGCGGTCAAACCTTTTCAAATTCTCTTCTAGCCAAACACAAGCCTCCAAATctgcaaatatatttttaaaaaacctgTGAATCAGCAAATATTCCAGGAGCAAAGGTGAAACATATTGACATGTAACTAAAAAACAAGAGCAAGAACATCTCACTGAGGCTAATACacagaaaacaaataaatttaatttattttgaaaatgtaagAAATAACATCAATGATGGATGTAGTTAAGATTGTATTATATCATTTGCATTAGCAGAATTACAACcacaataataaaatgataatggaAAGCAAAGGGTTGACAATTTCTCaagtaaaatgtaaaatataatacgAATTTAAGAAAGATCAATGGAATTTGATTGACatttaaaagtgaaaacaaatgGATCTGACATTCACAAAATCAACCATGTTGATATAAAGCATCTAGTGAACTATTAGCCTACCCTGAAGCAATCATGCTACGGCAATCCTTTTTCTATACACTAAAGTAGGCGCCAAAGAAAATAGCTCTAAACACTATACAGAGGCCTATCCACGGGTAAACCAGGAGGATTCAACAAAATCAGGGTTACTATTTGATAgacataatttataaaatagataaaGAATCTGCAGGGCTTTCCACTTAAAATCACAAATGATTCAGCAGAGAAAATTATAACACCAgccacacaaaaaaaaaaaaaaaaaccattttttctagGAAGGAGGGATACCGAGGTGATTGGTTGGTTCATCAAGTAAAAGAATGGTCGGGTTCATAAATAGAGCACGAGCTAAAGCTATCCTCATTCTCCATCCACCAGAAAAATCACGGGTCTTCTTTGCCTGCATCTGCTTGTTGAAACCAAGACCAAATAAAATTTCAGCAGCACGCTTTTCTGCAGTTGATGCATCTAAGGCTTCCAATCGTTCATAAACACGTTCAAGTGTTTCACCACCCCCATCATCCTGGACCCAAGACCACCAACAATTAAGTGAGCCAGGGATCCAAAAACACAAAACGTGGAGCAAAACAGATTAGATACTACTAAACATACCTGAGCTGCCAAAGCTTCAGCTTCTTTCTCCAATTTCAACCTTTCCTCATCACAGCTTATGACAGCCTCCAATGCAGACATGTCAGAGGCTTCAATTTCTCTGGTAAGGTGATAAATATCCATGTGATCTGGAATAGGTAGCTCTCGACAACCTATTGCCGTAAGGAGGGTAGATTTTCCACAACCATTTAATCCGAGCAAGCCATAACGTCTGAAAGGAATATACGGTAAGCATAAACACTGAAAATATTAGTTATGAATTACAGCATCCTAacaaaaagcagaaaaaaattataaggatGACATACCTTCCATAATTTAGTTCTAATTCAGAGTCAACTATCAAATCATGTCCATGAAAAGTAACTGAGAGAGATTCTATCTGTAATTACAGCATAAATATGTTGTCAATCAATAATGATCATTGTAAAGTTGTAAGCAACTACCTACACCTAAGGCACAAATATTTTAGCACATAAGATTACAGTGTTAACCTTCCTATAAAAATTCGTTATTGGAGAGTGTTTTCTTACATGAATGAGAACCAAGTTCTTGACCAAGACAACATGGTAGTATACCAATGCTACCAACTCAGTTGTTTTGCTAGGCACTCatgcaagaaaaaaataagtcaaAAGACCCACTAAACTGGGAATGTCTACTACATTTTAGAACTCAAATATTGGAGGTATAGAAAACACGTACTAATAACTAAAGTTTTGCATTGATTATCTCCTACCGCTGTTCCATTTCTAGGGAAGAATGAAGTATACGCGTACAAAAAAGTAAGGCagaataattttgtatgagATTGTACATCACCAACAGATATGaccaaattacaatatataaacaaaGTCAAGCTCATCTTAGACCCATTTTCTAAGATGTTATTCAAGTTTATGACAAGGAGATTAGTGTTATAGGGTTGACTTAGGTCAAAACCCGCTTTCTAAGAACtttcaattataaatattaaggcAATTTTTCTTAAAAGCCAAAGGGAAACATTGTGCAAAAAACAATTGATGACTGAGACTCCACAGAATGAGAAAAATGTTAAATCTAAACTACGATGATGGGATGTAAACTTTGCCATCCATAACAGCATAACTTAAGACaaatatcatcattatattaCATGGAGCGAAATGCGTGGGCACCAGGGTATTTAGGAAACTGAGGGCATCAAGGTAACTACGCAAGAACTTTAGGTGCAAGGAAATGTATTTGTACCCTCTAATAAGAAAACAGGAAATAAATCATTCAATTATTTAGAAACCCGATTCTTGGTTCCATACTCTTCAAGATTTAACCGTTTCAACCGAGGGTTACATTATCTAAATCAACGATTTTCCTCAACAGTCAAAAGAAGAACGTCACAAATCATTCTAAACTCAGCCTCAATCAACAGAACCGAAACACCAAATGCACAAACTCAAACTCCACATTATGATAGTAATCAACAAAGTTGACAACAAAACAGAGTATCCAACCGGTGGATATGTAACACTGTACTCACCCTAATATCCCTAGAAAGAGGATGAGAGCAGAGGACGCCGGTGCAGGTTCGATCGGAAATCTGAATATCCCCAATTCCGTCGGCGAGCTTGTCGGCTGGCTTCTCGGAGGTCGACGTTTTGGATGAAGCAGCTACCGCTTTGCCACCTCTCTTGGCCGCCGCCGCCGCCTTCTTCTGTGCAGCCTTCTTCTTGCTTGCGTCAGACACCATCTTCAATATCTAATCTCCGAATAACAACAATCAACTAGGAACTtcgaaagagaaaaaagaaaacatgtatGCATGATTATAAAGGCGAAAATCAGAGGAAGGAAATGCAAACCTTTGATGAAAGAGCCAGAAGACGATAGATCCAAAGTCCTCCGTTGGATTGATGGTATACCGTGAAAGTGTAAAATTCTGATGAAGCGAAGGCTTAGGGTTCAAAGCTTCGTGTGCAGGGGAAGAAGTAGGAGTAGGAGTAGGAGGTGAGGTTTGGTACATATAGAAGTGTGCGCTTCCACGTGTCCCCTCCGGAAGGACTTGCCTTAACCCTTTGCTTGCAAAAGAAACGTTTTCCTAATATATATCCTCGTATAAAACTGAATAGAATGTTGTAGAAAAATGCTCCACCACCATTCATATTTTCTGAGTCCTGAATTTTTTACTTACGAACATCTTAATCCAAACAAAGCCTTAGTAACACTTTTTCACTGCATTATTCTATCATTAACTATTTATATTCAACTCTTTCCGAATTTCAACCATCCAACCAAGATCATTTTCTTACCATTTCACGATAATTTTTTGCATCGACAAAATAACTTTTGAGTGGAACACAAATTATAACATTCACATTCCACATGACAATAATTTGATTATGTCTTTAGTTTTCCAAATTTGGGATAGTTTAACTTTTTATCTTATGAACTTAAAACTGCCTTGTGGTATTTCTATGGTTAGGAGTTAGAGTTGATGCCACTACTTGCATATCCTCTGTTTGATATAGAGCATGACTGAATTTCTCACCACATTATTTTGGCAATATCCATACCCATCTGTAGTTTTTCTTCATTGTGAAAAATGGATAAAGAAAAACCCTAATGAAACAGCACAAAGTTAATAGgatcatagaaaaaaaaataatgaattatatcAATAGGAATATGTTCCGAGTTTCATTcccaaaagttttcaaaaaactCAGATGAAGAAAGTGCTTCTCTTAACCTAAGAAACAACACAAAATAAGAATCAGGTAGGCTATATTGATCGGTGTCATAAATGTGAGTGAATATTCTTTGTAAATCACAGGAAGCAATTGAAGACAAAAACAATACGGTTGGTCTCAACGAGTCGTTCTCAACATTTAGACATGAAAACTGTTTACTTTAAAGTCCAACAGCAACTGTTAGTAAAATTTAACCAATCACTTTCTCAAATGCAGGTCCATTCATCTCAAGATAAACCTGATTTCTTGTGTGCGTAAAGATGTTCTCATTACCTCAAAGCAATTGCAATACAATGGGAGTTAAAAATATCTGACCCAAGCTGATGAACAGGACAACTTATACAGGTAGAAAGTACAGCTAAGAAACTACTAGTATAAGGAAAATCGAGTGCACCAGCATCTTCTCTGTTATAATACTAATGCCTATTcaacgtgaaaaaaaaaaaaaaaaacacaaattggGTCATAGcactttcttttatcatttcacTTGCATTATATACTATAATAACAAAGCCTGTATAGGGTGAACAATAACAGAGTCTATCAATCGCAAAATTCTCTCTATGCTATCCACACCTGCCTCAAATGAAGGGTTTTCTTCTTAAGTTGAAAAATAGCGACTCTTTTGTACCCGGAGCTCTTAGAATCACTTCAAATCCATTTCTTCGAGTGTCATAAAAATGTCAAAGCTTCTTCACATAATGTGACAAGCATGGGGATTTTCATCACTGAACATCTCTGATGCAGGATAATATTGCCCCACGTAGTAGTAGTATTCACCATAACCATAACCACATGCAGGTACCATATAATTGCTATCATTTTTTCCAGTTTTCGCCTGGCCTTTACCATCTCCCTCGTTATCCTTATCATTATCTCCTTCATTAccaccttttttcttcttcttggtgGAGCCACTCCCTCCTTTGTCACCTTCTTTCTCAGtttcattttccttcttcttcttctccttctcattttccttttccttttccttctccttctccttctcctttaCTTTCTCCTTCTCCTTTACTTTCTCCTtatccttctccttctcctttcctttctccttctccttctccttcttggCAGGAACCACCTCAACCTTCCTCCTAAACTTCTCTGACAACTTCTGCACCAGAGCTGTCACGTCCATTGTGCCCTTAACCATAACCATCCCCTTCTCTCTATCTGTACTCACTTCCTTAACCCCTACAATACCTCCAGCACGTGTCAAACACAAAGACAAAAGTAAACACtaaatccaaaaaagaaaaagaaaaaaagaaacacctTTGAACTTCAACACAGCCCTGCGAATCCTATGGGAGCAACCTTGGCACGGGCAAAGATTAAATACCTTCAGCACCGTTGTTGTCACCGGAGCCTGTCACATAAGCCAACAAaccaccaaaaataaaataaaataagtaatataataataataacttgctattaaattaatataacacTAAAACCTCTTTGTCTTTGGTTTTCTTTTCGTTGTTTTTGGGCTTGTTTTCCTTGTCCTTGTTGGGAAGAGGAGAGACAATATCAACATTCTTCTTCGTCTTCCCAGAAAGCTTGTCCTTTGGTTTGATGGGATCAACGCTTTCTGTCCTAATCTCCGGCTTCACACACTCCACACCTTCAACATGAATCGGTTTCAACGCTTCAGTTAAGTCAGATAAAAAAACAACagtgaataaaataaacaatacttgttaaagattaattaaaaaatttgataggAAAAACATGTTTGTGTTCTTGATCGAGTTAGGGTACCTCCGAAAGCGTGTAGGCATTTGATGACTTTTGATGCGCATTCGTCACAGTGCATGTCGATCTTCAAGACAACGGTGGTCGGGTACGACGTTTCCTCGTTCTTCCTTGCTTTCTCGTTCTTGTGGTCATAATCGTTCTTCTTCGCCTGTTTCTGTGCGCAATTCAAAGGAAGAGATTAACATATAACAATGTACGtagaaaagaggagaaaagagGAGAATGGTCGAATTTCAACCTGACCCATGAAACTAGCAAACAAATCTCACAATAACTGACTGAGAAATTTTGGAGTGGTGGAGGTGGGAATGATACAGCATGTATATTTATACAGGTGGGTCCTACCTTTtccatctttcttttatttaattttttaataatattaatttcgGATTTTTGCATTGGGTTGGATCTTCTTTGCTCTTTCACATTGCACTCTCACACTATTTTGaatctcatattttttaaacaattatttttatagatacaaatatcaaaatatatttattatctaaatGAAACACAGACAAATGGCTGTCAAACTAGTCTATAAGAAAATTatgacaaattaattttaaataatcatatcattcaatgttcattaattatttaaaaattattacaatcaaatataattagatatttttagatattatataatcaaatatattattttttattgacttcaatatatttactattacatataatattatcttttctCTAAAGgatatatcttaatttaaattaattataattaatataagttcataaaacaaagataaattattatttgacaAAGAAAACCTTGAATTAACTTTTGTTTAGGATTCATCCCAAATTCATGAACTTTTGatcatattcaataaaattattaattataatttttaattgagtaatTGAACTGTATCACTTTCTAATGTAGTGTTTATTTGTCTGACCATCATTATGAACAAATAATCACTATAGATTGTTTCAAATAGAACATAatgagaaattttatttttgtgagtatTGTTGGAACTTATTTACATTTTGAcggaaaatttatttattgattaagtACAACAATGATAATCAACAATAGTTAAAAAGTATCGAAAACTATTTATGTTTCACAATCAAAGTAATGTCGAGCATGTGAAGTTGGCAGGAATAGAGAAGTatttattttggagaatttgtagtttattaataaaaggaTATCCAAGACAAGAATGTTACAAATTTCTAGTTTTATTGTGTGAAGATTCATTTGTAGATAAATGAACAAAAGTATGAGgagaaacattaaaaacatataaaacatgGAGATTAATCAAACCAATCCTCTCATTGATTTtgggaaggagaaaaaaaacGAGATTACAATGAAGATATTAAATGGTCTGTGAAACTGAAATGaggttaaaagaaaaagtatgaaGATATAAAACATTACAAAGTTGAAATTTGTTACTAAATATAACAATGGCAGAATAATGAACTAATATAATATCACCATTCAGCAGAGTAATAGAAACCAGATATATCcttttataaaagagaaaattagtTAAGGAAATGCAAATGTGGTCTATAGCTCCCAAATATAGAATCcaaatattagaaaattaagCCTTAGTAGAAGAAATGATATTGCTTGGGAGTAAAAAAAAGTGTAGATTAACTTGTACTAAGATTAAagttcttaaataaatttgcaAGAAATTGATATTGTTGAAGAGTGAAATGTATGTTTTCTACATAATATCTATGTGGAAATATTACCATGAACATTTGTCGCAACTACCATCAGATGTCGTTTTTGTTGAACAACAAGATAAAAGATCTTGGAAATCAAACTCAAGAAAAAGAACATGAGATTTGATGTTGGAGTATTTATCCATGACACGGTCTTCACGTTTTCATTGTCTTATGATGGAGAAAATTTGACTTGCAAGAACTTGATGGGTCTAGTCCAAATCTAACCATCTTATCCCAAATGACTCAAAGTTTAGTAAAGAATTATTTGACTAAAAGATCTCCGTAGGAGAGAGTAGTTGCTCCTAACTATAAATCTGAAATACGAGCAAGGTCTTCTTGGGAAAAGCAATTCTTGAGATCGTTCTAGATTTCTAGTGTGTGATCCATTCAAATGATGATTTCCCCTATAGAAGGTGAGACAAAATGAACTAGTCATGAAACGACTCTGTTATTACAGTGATATTAGGCTAGACAATTTGTTAGTGTCTTGGCAAGTTGTAGTGTCAAACCAAAAAGAAGGAAGACGTTAAGCGACAAACATAAGTGCATAAGAAACAATGCAAGAGAAGTTTACATGACAAAACAAAGCTTACCAACatgctttgtttttttcttttttctgtacTTTGTCATAAGATTTCATTACACATTTTTTACTTGCTACTTAAAGTTAACACCTTTAACAACttgatttgaatattttttttacataaagaTTCATTAGCGGAAAAAGTAGATTTTATGACGACTTAGTATGAGAGTTAAATTCACTTGTCATAATAAATTCACcagtaatatttttgtaataaaagtaataattattatgattggtaaaaaaaaatacctatcATATGTCATAATAAGTTGcacaataaaaattttataataaaagtaatagttATTATGACCGATAAAAGGGAATTCAATTTATCATAATAAGTGAAAAGGTAAAACTTATTATGACAGATGAAATTCACCAGTGATATTAAGTTGGACACAATGACAACATTGAAATTATGTTCAAAACTTATTATGAAA
Coding sequences within:
- the LOC106759530 gene encoding ABC transporter F family member 1 encodes the protein MVSDASKKKAAQKKAAAAAKRGGKAVAASSKTSTSEKPADKLADGIGDIQISDRTCTGVLCSHPLSRDIRIESLSVTFHGHDLIVDSELELNYGRRYGLLGLNGCGKSTLLTAIGCRELPIPDHMDIYHLTREIEASDMSALEAVISCDEERLKLEKEAEALAAQDDGGGETLERVYERLEALDASTAEKRAAEILFGLGFNKQMQAKKTRDFSGGWRMRIALARALFMNPTILLLDEPTNHLDLEACVWLEENLKRFDRILVVVSHSQDFLNGVCTNIIHMQNKKLKLYTGNYDQYVQTRAELEENQMKQYKWEQEQISSMKEYIARFGHGSAKLARQAQSKEKTLAKMERGGLTEKVVRDKILVFRFVDVGKLPPPVLQFVEVTFGYTTDNLIYKNLDFGVDLDSRIALVGPNGAGKSTLLKLMTGDLVPVDGMVRRHNHLRIAQFHQHLAEKLDLELSALQFMIKEYPGNEEERMRAAIGKFGLSGKTQVMPMKNLSDGQRSRVIFAWLAYRQPHLLLLDEPTNHLDIETIDSLAEALNEWDGGMVLVSHDFRLINQVAHEIWVCADQAVTRWEGDIMDFKEHLRSKAGLSD
- the LOC111241509 gene encoding heavy metal-associated isoprenylated plant protein 3-like, which produces MGQKQAKKNDYDHKNEKARKNEETSYPTTVVLKIDMHCDECASKVIKCLHAFGGVECVKPEIRTESVDPIKPKDKLSGKTKKNVDIVSPLPNKDKENKPKNNEKKTKDKEAPVTTTVLKVFNLCPCQGCSHRIRRAVLKFKGVKEVSTDREKGMVMVKGTMDVTALVQKLSEKFRRKVEVVPAKKEKEKEKGKEKEKDKEKVKEKEKEKKKKENETEKEGDKGGSGSTKKKKKGGNEGDNDKDNEGDGKGQAKTGKNDSNYMVPACGYGYGEYYYYVGQYYPASEMFSDENPHACHIM